The Rutidosis leptorrhynchoides isolate AG116_Rl617_1_P2 unplaced genomic scaffold, CSIRO_AGI_Rlap_v1 contig10, whole genome shotgun sequence genome contains a region encoding:
- the LOC139880977 gene encoding uncharacterized protein, whose amino-acid sequence METPIGFVTVFAVSGSVVLIARHVHKRLVSEFMKKIEVEFAGSSKNFDGKKKVKFAENVIEPSSNNKEYRRRHSNIKPVNAAKVDHHHQYHANRQPHHKLFKMEEDVTLKANLEDTMPLNRQILYKGILEYKTLLKGGKM is encoded by the exons ATGGAGACACCAATCGGATTCGTGACGGTTTTTGCCGTATCAGGAAGTGTAGTTCTGATTGCACGTCATGTTCATAAGCGTCTTGTCTCCGAATTCATGAAGAAAATTGAAGTTGAATTCGCCG GATCATCTAAGAATTTTGATGGAAAGAAGAAAGTAAAATTCGCAGAAAATGTGATAGAACCATCTTCAAATAATAAGGAATATCGAAGAAGACACTCAAATATAAAACCGGTTAATGCGGCTAAGgtcgatcatcatcatcaatatcacgcCAATCGTCAACCTCACCACAAGTTGTTCAAAATGGAGGAAGACGTGACGTTGAAGGCCAATCTTGAGGACACCATGCCTCTCAATAGACAAATTTTGTACAAAGGGATTCTCGAGTATAAAACCCTCTTAAAGGGTGGCAAAATGTGA